A window of the Deinococcus gobiensis I-0 genome harbors these coding sequences:
- a CDS encoding FAD-dependent oxidoreductase, with translation MTSSSGPHSGSSPRGQVWAHVGQPFAETAYDVVVVGAGRMGAFCARELRRLAPALRLLLVEEGGLPNEEGATLLAPGVWSAHDAPPGREAEAAWTRAQLAGPLGDVQFRAAPLVRLTAQPTPGSRPTAEALAAHPEALALLDPAALPWAQVDPAAATFRPGAVALNAAQEAVRLGADLLLNTRACPGGGGEVTLERLSVTNTHEVVVHERRVVRAAQVVIAAGAAGAALAEHGLGVHTAHGRAYRQSPRLEEPSTEASPTLRAGGLTLRPQAGGWTLAPAIWHRDPQGYVPGGGALTGVPTGLRRETLEDLVALMDAVPALAGGGLGLGRSLSDVPGAWLALPHGRPDAPPLWQRLDETHTLLLGGPLADVLGLGVAHGLAAALAGVPERPWAPAG, from the coding sequence ATGACCTCTTCCTCCGGCCCGCACTCCGGTTCCTCGCCCAGGGGCCAGGTGTGGGCGCATGTGGGCCAGCCCTTTGCCGAGACCGCCTATGACGTGGTGGTGGTCGGGGCCGGGCGCATGGGGGCCTTCTGCGCGCGCGAACTGCGGCGGCTGGCCCCTGCGCTGCGCCTCCTGCTGGTCGAGGAGGGCGGCCTGCCCAACGAGGAGGGCGCGACCCTGCTCGCTCCCGGCGTGTGGAGCGCCCACGACGCGCCGCCGGGCCGGGAGGCCGAGGCCGCCTGGACCCGCGCGCAGCTGGCCGGGCCTCTGGGCGACGTGCAGTTCCGGGCCGCGCCGCTGGTCCGGCTGACCGCCCAGCCCACCCCCGGCAGTCGGCCGACCGCAGAGGCGCTGGCCGCCCACCCGGAGGCCCTGGCGCTGCTGGACCCGGCCGCCCTGCCCTGGGCGCAGGTGGACCCGGCCGCAGCGACCTTCCGGCCCGGCGCGGTAGCGCTGAACGCCGCGCAGGAGGCCGTGCGCCTGGGCGCCGACCTGCTGCTGAACACCCGCGCCTGCCCCGGCGGGGGCGGCGAGGTCACGCTGGAGCGCCTCAGCGTCACCAACACGCACGAGGTCGTGGTCCACGAACGGCGCGTGGTGCGGGCCGCCCAGGTCGTGATCGCGGCGGGGGCGGCGGGGGCGGCGCTGGCCGAACACGGCCTGGGGGTCCACACGGCGCACGGCCGCGCCTACCGGCAATCGCCCCGGCTGGAGGAACCGAGCACGGAGGCGTCGCCCACCCTGCGCGCGGGCGGCCTGACCCTGCGGCCCCAGGCGGGCGGCTGGACGCTGGCCCCGGCCATCTGGCACCGCGACCCGCAGGGCTACGTGCCGGGCGGCGGCGCGCTGACGGGGGTGCCCACCGGGCTGCGCCGCGAGACCCTGGAGGACCTCGTGGCCCTGATGGACGCCGTGCCCGCCCTGGCCGGGGGGGGCCTGGGCCTGGGCCGCAGCCTGAGCGACGTGCCCGGCGCGTGGCTGGCGCTGCCGCACGGCCGCCCGGACGCGCCGCCGCTGTGGCAACGCCTCGACGAAACCCACACCCTGCTGCTGGGCGGCCCGCTGGCCGACGTGCTGGGCCTGGGCGTGGCACACGGGCTGGCAGCGGCATTGGCGGGTGTCCCGGAACGGCCCTGGGCCCCGGCAGGCTGA